CTTTATACACATGTGTCCTTCGATCGACTGCCGCAGCGGCATACATCTGCAGGCCGCGGCTCATTAAGAAAAAATGGAGGTATATGTACGAGAGACACGTAATCGGTTTACTGCAGCGCGGCTTGCACGAAACTTTTCCGGCGGCCCCAAAAGAAACAAGCGCGCCGAGAAGAAACACGAGGCGGAAGACTCTCTCgtgcagcgcgcgctcgcgcagctctgatacgagagagagagagagagagagagagagagagagagggagagagatggagaaacTCCATACGCTATAATTGGCGGATATCTCGCGGGCTTTAATGATCGACTTGTAAAAATGTTCTCTATTTTTATTCCTCCGTTTTTATGGGCCCAATAAAGCCTTATACCCGCTCGCGAGCCGCTATATATACGCTCTCGCGCTATATACATTCGCTGTGCTTACACCACACGTACGTCAGTACATAGAGACGCGCGTATGTCAAAATATTCAAACTCTATACATGTAATACGTACACTTTTTTGACAGCTCCTACATAATTCGCTGTTAAATATTCCAAAGTATATGCGCGGATGGTTATGATACTGGGCCGTTGAGAGCCTGCTCTGCGCAGTTtgcgcgatatatatatacgcgattaTACGGCACCTGCGGGATACAGACTGATGGCACGTCGGAGAGGGAGAGGCCAACTATACGACGCTTTCTCTCCGCTCATATCTCTACATAAAATTAGTACCTAAAAGCCCTTCGCTCTCATGAGCTTCATGGATATGGCTCCTTCCGGGGACGAGAGCTTCGGATCCCTATACCTATATTGCTGTGctctcgtcgtcgacgtcgagaaatttgttattattataatgttAAGAGAAGCTCGAAAGCGatcgaggagagaaaaattatCGTATTGTAAATTTACCGGGTATTTTTCAGCGCGAACAAAACGACGCTATATACGTTCAAGACgcgccgcgagcgagcgagcgataaGATCTCGCGTGAAAAAATCCGCTTGATATCTTTTTGAGATTAGGTTAATTGTTCGCGTTTGGAAGAAAAAATGACGATGATGGAAGAAAGAGCTCCGAAGAATATACATcaacgacgagagagagagagagagagagagagagagagagagagtgagagagagctgtTTACTTCGAGCAAACGGCGTATTCTGTTTTTTCGTTTCGAGcgcggatgtgtgtgtgtgtgtgtgtgtgtgtgtgtgtgtattgatgTATACACGTAAACGAGCTCGTGGagctgtgattttttttttgataaagaGGGTATTAGCAAAGTCTCGGAAGTGTTCTAGAACGATCCGCACCTTTTCCCCGAATAGTCGTAAGATATAaacgtaaattttttaattgtacacTCGCGCAGTCGTGCGTATTTTAAATCTCCATTGCAATAAAATATTGACGAATAAGAACGACCGCGCGCGCAGCACAATTAAACGAAAGTTAATCTCCAGAATGCTTCGGCCGTgtttgcacacacacacttggcGTCGTTATCAGCTCTCCGCAGACACCACGAGGATGAAAATCCCACGCGCTGATGTCGTCgtgtataaaaattttgaggCTGCGCGACAAGAACGATTCTATTAACAGCATGTTTTATATTACACCCAGAAAATAATCGCATTTAGAATATCAAGATGTTCGCAGTTAAAAACGAGCGGaaataaaacgagaaagaaCGAAAAGGCCGCGGAAGCACCTCGGCGGCGCGTTTATGGAGgtccctcccccccccctcttcaCAACCGCatttataaacaatatttattttacagccTAGGCCATAATGACGCCCCTATCTTTCCCCGGTTTTTCCGCGGAAGCACGTATAGAAGCGGAGCCGCCGAGAGGAGGTCAGGTCAGAGGAAAGTTCGCGGCGAGCGTGAGTTCTTGGGCTTTACGATGGCCGGGGAAAAAAACGTGAAAAGGGAGAGAAGGAAAGTGTCCGCTGCGCATGTTTGCACTTATTGCGGAGTGTAACGggggttgctgctgctgctggctgacGACCTTTAGCTCGTAGAGGCCCGCTTTCGGAATCTTTATGGCCCTGCAGTATAAGAAGCTAAATACACTTCATTTCCACGACAAAGCCAGGAAAAAGCTCCTCGATAATCCTTCGCGCGTTCACCGTTTACCTACTCTCCCGAACGAGCTTTCGCTCTCAGCTCGGAGATTagactttttttcctctctctctctctctctgtttgtAGTTTgaattaaatcttttttttccacACTCCTGCGTACCTCAGCGTGAAAGTTGCACCGAGATAGATTAAGAGAGAAATCTCGGCGATTTGTCAGTGCGTCGATAAACTATAAATCAGGCGCGAGAATctgatcgagagagagagagagagagagagagagagaggatttaTCGGCGTATAAACATACGGAGCATTATCGCCGCAGATAATAAAGAATTTACAGTCGCCATAAAAATTACACTCCAAAGTTCTTGCCGATTAAAATCACAGTCATCGATACGCGCACGCGATCCGCAGCTCTCTTTTTGCGTTCTACTgttattacataaaaatagAGAACGTATCTGCGCTCCACCTCAATAAACTCGaagcaaaaatgaaaaaaaaattagaggCACGACGATAACGAGCGCAGTCTAATTAAGTCGAAAGACAGACATCGCGCGGCTATAGCTCTCGCACGAAGGCTTTTTTCATGCAGCACGTtataggtataggtatacgtgTACGTGTAGAGCGGCGAAAGGAAAGGATAatcccacgcgcgcgcgcgaatataatgcgcgagcgcgacgcTCGTCGGCCATTGGCGAGAAAATCGAGGCGTCCTCCAGGCTCCGCCTAGTGCGTGtgtgcagctgctgctgcgcgcgatgaggagaggagagaaagagagggaaggGAAGTTGGCGCGAGAAAGGAttgagaaaaaattacgtcgacCCACGGGCATTTAACTGCAGGCTGAGAAACCTGAACAAGATGGATGCcgagtgatttttttattgtttatagaGACGTTTGCTTCGGATAATTATGTGCGCTTGATGGAGTTTTCATTTCGCGGCTGcgagaaaaatgtcgagcTCGGAGGTGCGAGTGTGTATAGCGTGTTTGTTTGCGAACGGTATGGTTTTGGAGTAATCATTCAATTTCTGACGAACTCtttgttttttgaaagttGAAGAATAGGATCCGCACGCGGTGATAGCGGCTTATGCTCGCAATTTTCTCGCGAGATTTTTAATATAGCTGTACTttagataatataaattgtgGAACGCCGCAATCATTTTTACGAGTTTCAAATTGACGCTACTGGCTCCATCTACTGGGCACACCGGTTCGAACACCCTGACGGAAATGCAAAGTGTTGCCATCTACAAGAATGCTTTGCTTACACACAGTCGGTAAGTAAGGAACGAACCGTCATTCGAAAAAAGTCGATAAGGTAGATTCCTCGCGACAGATTTGAATTCGAACGGGCGGCGGTGAAAGTACAGCattaaaataaacgaaaaattaaattcaatcCTCTCGCCGCGCGTGTAACCGGGCGTAAAAATCGCTAAATTATAGTTCTCCGTGTAATCGAAAAAGAAGCATTCACTCCTCGACTTAATTTACGAAACTttctaaagaaaataatgtcAAATCGTAAAGCGCACGGAGCAGAGACAAAAACAGTCGATATACCAAGTATACCAAGATTCGGACATGAAAAAAGAAGCAACTGCACCACGGTAATATAAGGAAAGCCGAAGCTAGAAACGagtcgtatatatatatatatatatatatatatacccagCGCGCAGATAAGGCTGACGAATGAAATAACGCGACGCCGCCGCTTATAGCGCGCGAGTAAGCAGTTTAAGCGGctaactcgcgcgcgcacggatTAATCGCCGCAGAACCGCGTGCGAGCGCGTGCTCACCCacataggtatatacatatatagcgtGTTTTTAGTCGCCGCGAGTGCGCAATCGAACGCTGCAGGATCGGCAAGTTTGTAGCTGGCGAGCGATTGCCGCTTTGAAAACTACTTTGTAGTGGTGGTGCGGTGGGTAAAAGAACGCAGCAGTAGCCTCCGGCGCTGCATATATTCCCTAAATAAATTGTCTAAGACGGATCGGGAGAGTGTCTTCGCCGCGGAGAGCTGACGGCATGGCTCGACACCGATAACTCAACTATCTACGTCTAGACTATACTATCGATTCTTCGCTCCTCGCAGTCTCGTTCGGTGAACGTAAGTTTTTGTGGCGTATTTTCTATTACATGTTATACGTAGTTTGTTCGGAGTTTATCTGTAATGGAATTGCTTATAGAAACATCTGTCGCTGTTTGAATAACTCGCTCTTGGCTGAAGTCAAAAGTTTCTAATCAGTACAATTTTTTCGACTACCGAAGCTTACTTGATACACGCAATTCAGTTTAGATATTATCTCGTGAAATTGGGAGACTGATTTGCAtcattttaaatgtaataactCGCGTAACTTGAGTCGCAGTTGAATAACAGATCGAATTCTAGTTATTGTCGATACAACGTTTTAcgttcatttttatttttattagataATAGCGATAATCTGATTTAGGTATGAAACGAAAATGACGTCGAAAGGGATACTGAGTATCAGCGAAGTTAACGCGCTGCCAGCCGAAAATTTCGAGTGGTTGTTTGCAAATGTGATAGAACACTGTCCTGAAGCTGCTCCAATCGTCGCTACAAAACGACCATTTTCTTCGACCGAGGATCTCAAGAGAGCGTTCGACGAgtatttggaaaaattagACACTAATGGTAATCTCGATTTCGTACTAACGAGCTTGTGTAAACAACATGCTCGTAATTAACTTTCTAAAATTCCATCCACAACAGAAAAGGAGTTGGTTCTTCTAAAACATCCAGACTTGGCCGGAAAATTAGCAGAAGATGGAAAACTCACTGCTGAGTCTCAGAATGAACAAAAAATCGCTGGCCTTGATACAATGACGAAAGACGATAGGCAAACGCTCAGCAATAATAACTATCTGTAAGTGTTGAACTAGAGAATTTTAAATAGTTTAATGCAATTTAGCGTTTCATAATTTCTTATCGTTTTCCACAGCTACAAAGAAAAATTCCGTTTTCCATTTATAATTTGTGCGCGGCAAAATAAAGTTCAGTCTATACTATCTGGACTGGAAACTAGATTAAACAATAGCAGAGAAACAGAACTAAAGACTGGAATAGATGAAGTGAAGAAAATTTGCAGAGTGCGAATAGATGACCTAGTGTGGCCAGATTTGTGATTTTAGACCAAAGTTTGTTATGAAAATTGTTACATTTAAACGtattgattatataaattttatacgcAAGAGATTTATTAAAAGACCTTATAAGTACAAAACAAACTGTTtgctttaaataattattagaattattatttaaaaataaccttAGAGGATGCCCAAACTCTTCTCTACAACAGCATGAGGTTGTCCCATTTGTTCTCTGAATTCTGCTGTGTTCAATATATCTTCAAATCTGCAAAAAAAGATTAAGTTAGCGATATAAACCTATGTTGGGTGTTAATTTTATGGTCTAAAAAATGTACCCAATGTCATCGTCACGTCCAAGGATGACATCCCTCATGATGTTTGAAGAGGGCAAGAAAGGTAACCTGCCAATCTTCTCAGCTGCCTTGATTTCCATCGCTAAACGCATAGGGGCATGCAGTCCCTGTGTGTTGCGCAGCATGATCATTTCCATGCGCTCATTGTTTTTGTGGTACTAAAACATAGTTTTGATGTTGTTAATTGGTTGAttatattattcatttttataaattagaagAACCAAAACCCTTACATTCAATTCCGATGCCTCCAGCGGATGAGAGACACCTATGTGTTTCCTAGTGGCTCCCaaccttaaaaaaatagttctttgtaatgaaaattttaaatttaggtATAAAAAAAGTAGTTTCTTCAATTACCCAGCAACCATGGGGCTTTGAATTCCATACTGTCCAGTGCTGGAACTGGATTCATCGAGACCCATAGGTCCTGCCTTTAAAACTGCGAATCCAAAACTCTGAAAACGATATATAACAGGTTACAAAGACAACCTGAATCAAAATCTTTTGAATAACAGAATATAAAGTATTCAAATGAATACAgtaattattgaaaaacaacaAACTTATTTGAACAATTAATAACTAAAGTGTAAACATAACCTCACAATTAAGTACGTTTATAAATCCTTTTCGAGCATACAAGAGTatgaaaaaatcatatttaatAGACGACTACTTTAAAGGACACATAAACTTACCATTTTGGCTTGAACAATTAAAGTTCTTATTAAATTTACTAAGTTGTTTAGTCACCGCTTGACACTTGCTTCTGCGGATACTGGATATAGGTGCAGCTAAGCGGTCTATAGTATACGTGTATATGGTATGGTATGGAAGCAAGTCATCGGCCAACGCGATCCAGTGTTATCGACCGAAACCGCCGCGCATATAACAGTCGTTTCGCatgcgaaattcaaatttcattctacattacgctaaaattattttcttataattTAAGTTTAACATTGATAAATAGCTATACtgacttatttatttacaaacaagAATATCGATTATAATGACATACATAGTATACCGAAGAGCGAAACGCGGGACCTATATATAATTAAGTTTTTATATCGATAAAACAAATCACGCGCAGTCGCGTTGAACATCACCGAGACGCGATGACGATGTCGAGTTTGTTCTGTTTTTAAAGTCCGTATTTGTAAATTGTTGTTTATTGTTGTagaatattttaatgaaagGTTAAAAAGTGTggataaaaatttaacaagATGACAGATCCTATGCGACGGAAAAGTACTGTGCGCGAAGCTCTCAACGAggctaatttatttttgaaacaacGTGTTATTGTAAGTAAACGagttaaattaattttctgaCTAAAGAATAATTATtgtgatatattttttaaaaggttGGAAAATTAAGAGGCAGATATCTGTTTCGTGCAGCCGTGAGACTCGTTATCGAATATAAAGACTGGATTGGTAACGGCGATTCTGAAAATATCGGCGACGATGTTACGGTTAACGTCAAGCTGGCGCAACGGAAAAAATCATCTGAACAAGAAGATCTCACCGTCAaagtaagaaaaataattttcaaacgtgagaaaaataattgatttttttattataaatataggaCCGTTCGATACTCCTCATTTCGCCGCACAAACGGTCCAAAGACGACGTTGCCTACATAGAGTATCTTCTTAAAGAAATCAAAGCATTCAAAAGGTATCCGGAGGACGTTCGAGAGTCGTTAGCCTCAGATTGTGGTTATCAGTTCGTTCCCGCAGGCAGAACAATCATTCGACAGAATCACAAAGCGCGACTGCTTTACTACGTTGTCAGTGGTCAGCTTCAAATTTCAAGAGACCTCGAGGACCCTGTTACTGGTATATAGATATTTTTGGCTTATTTTGTAATGTGCAATCGTTATCATATCCTTTTTTTAGAAGAAGCAAAGCAAATCGACGCAGGAATGCTGAAACCTGGAGACATGTTCGGTGAAATCGCTCTGCTGCATCAAGTTCCTCGAACGGCTACTGTAGTGAGCAAAAGTgctaatactttatttaattttgcgATTACATATCAATCGATAAcgaactaaaatattttaaaatatgtacatgAGAATTTTTCTTCAACTCATTTTTGTTATTTCAGCTCCCGTCGAC
The sequence above is a segment of the Nasonia vitripennis strain AsymCx chromosome 3, Nvit_psr_1.1, whole genome shotgun sequence genome. Coding sequences within it:
- the LOC100116352 gene encoding 2-oxo-4-hydroxy-4-carboxy-5-ureidoimidazoline decarboxylase isoform X2 — encoded protein: MYETKMTSKGILSISEVNALPAENFEWLFANVIEHCPEAAPIVATKRPFSSTEDLKRAFDEYLEKLDTNEKELVLLKHPDLAGKLAEDGKLTAESQNEQKIAGLDTMTKDDRQTLSNNNYLYKEKFRFPFIICARQNKVQSILSGLETRLNNSRETELKTGIDEVKKICRVRIDDLVWPDL
- the LOC100116352 gene encoding 2-oxo-4-hydroxy-4-carboxy-5-ureidoimidazoline decarboxylase isoform X1, yielding MTSKGILSISEVNALPAENFEWLFANVIEHCPEAAPIVATKRPFSSTEDLKRAFDEYLEKLDTNEKELVLLKHPDLAGKLAEDGKLTAESQNEQKIAGLDTMTKDDRQTLSNNNYLYKEKFRFPFIICARQNKVQSILSGLETRLNNSRETELKTGIDEVKKICRVRIDDLVWPDL
- the LOC100115177 gene encoding proteasome maturation protein, whose product is MSFGFAVLKAGPMGLDESSSSTGQYGIQSPMVAGLGATRKHIGVSHPLEASELNYHKNNERMEMIMLRNTQGLHAPMRLAMEIKAAEKIGRLPFLPSSNIMRDVILGRDDDIGFEDILNTAEFREQMGQPHAVVEKSLGIL